A genomic stretch from Helianthus annuus cultivar XRQ/B chromosome 1, HanXRQr2.0-SUNRISE, whole genome shotgun sequence includes:
- the LOC118491074 gene encoding uncharacterized protein LOC118491074, producing MGAGGTEVPSTPPVKVVPESTVQKEGTAENAAAQIFDTVDSSNNLISPNEGDDLSLRFTATGKQHSDAEPQKTGAEARQHDAGPQKSAVDKGTSSSAGGAGGMILLTILRPAGRSWAVWGPPLKLSGLVPHRGSCV from the exons ATGGGTGCGGGTGGAACGGAGGTGCCGTCGACACCTCCCGTCAAGGTGGTACCTGAGTCAACCGTGCAgaaggagggtaccgcagagaatgcTGCGGCCCAGATATTTGATACTGTCGACTCGTCCAACAacctgatctctcccaatgagggagacGATTTGAGTTTGCGGTTCACTGCTACTGGGAAGCAACATTCTGATGCTGAACCGCAAAAAACTGGCGCTGAagcgcggcagcatgatgctgggCCGCAGAAGTCTGCGGTTGATAAGGGTACCAGCTCGTCGGCCGGTGGTGCGGg ggggatgatattgctAACGATCCTGCGGCCTGCAGGGAGATCTTGGGCGGTCTGGGGACCCCCTTTGAAGTTGAGCGGGCTCGTGCCGCACCGCGggagctgcgtataa